The nucleotide sequence CGAACGCCCCGGCCGGGTGGGCTCGGGGCGTTCGGTGCGAGAGCGGCTGACGGGAATCGAACCCGCGTATCAGGCTTGGGAAGCGTGCGCTCTACCATTGAGCTACAGCCGCGCATCCGTGGTCCGTCCGGCGCGAGCACCGGACGAGGACAGCACACACTCTACACCACCCGCCGGGACGGGGGTGGGCACGGGGCGGCGGCGCAGCGCGGTCCGGCGCCCGGCCGTGCGATACCTTGGGGACCGTGCTGATCTCTGACCGCGACATCCGCCGGGAGCTCGACGGCGGCCGGGTCGTCCTCGAGCCCTACGATCCCGCCCTGATCCAGCCCGCCAGCATCGACGTGCGGCTGGACCGCTGGTTCCGGCTCTTCGACAACCACAAGTACGCGCACATCGACCCGTCCGTGGAGCAGCCGGAGCTCACCCGGCTCGTGGAGGTCGACCCCGAGGAGGCCTTCGTGCTGCACCCGGGGGAGTTCGTGCTCGGCTCCACCTACGAGAAGGTGACCCTCCCGGACGACATCGCCGCCCGTCTCGAGGGGAAGTCCTCGCTGGGGCGCCTGGGCCTGCTGACCCACTCCACGGCGGGGTTCATCGACCCGGGCTTCTCGGGGCACGTCACGCTCGAGCTGTCCAACATGGCCACGCTGCCGATCAAGCTGTGGCCGGGCTCCAAGGTGGGCCAGCTGTGCTTCTTCCGGCTGTCCTCGCCCACGGAGCACCCGTACGGCTCCGGCGCCTACGGCAACCGGTACCAGGGGCAGCGCGGACCCACGGCCTCGCGCAGCCACCTCGGGTTCTCCCGCACCCGCATCTGACCCCGCACGGCCCGGCCGCGCCCGGCGGTGTGCCGGCGCCCCGCGGCCCGTGAACCGGCGGGCCCACGAACCGGTCGGCTCACGAACCGCCGGCGCCGTGGTGGGGGGACGCCGCGGTCTTCGGGTCGCGCGCACGCAGCAGCAGGAGCAGGCCGGCGCCGACCACCAGGAGGATCCCGAGGATCCCCCAGCGCTGCGCGCCGAGCACGGAGACGAACACCGCGAACAGGGTGGGCGCCAAGAAGCTCACGGCCCGCCCCGTGGTGGCGTAGAGGCCGAACAGGGCGCCCTCCTCGCCGGTCCGCGTGAGCCGGCCGAGGAACGTGCGGGAGGCGGACTGCGCGGGGCCCACGAACAGGCACAGCAGCAGCCCGCAGACCCAGAACGCCGCCGTGCCCTCGAGGAACAGCAGCGGGGTCCCGGCCAGCAGGATGCCGACGAGCGACGCCACGATGACGCGCTTGGGCCCCACCCGGTCGTCGAGCCGCCCGCCCACGAGGGCGCCCGCCCCGGCCGCCACGTTGCCGACGATCGCGAAGACGATGACCTCGCTCAGGGTGAAGCCGAACGTGCCGGCCGCGATGACGCCGCCGAAGGTGAACACCGCGTTGAGCCCGTCCCGGAACACGGCGGAGGAGAGCAGGAACCACAGCGTCTGCGGGGCGTCACGGTACAGCTCCCGCAGGGTCTGCCACAGCTGGCGGTAGGAGCGGGCCACGGACGGGCGCGGTCCCCGGCGGGTGGGGCGGATCTCGGGCACCACCAGCAGGACGGGGATCGAGAACAGCGCGATCCACAGCCCCGAGAACAGGGCCACGGCCCGCACGTTGAGGGCGTCCTCCTCGGGGATGCCGAGCAGGCCCGGGGTGATGAACCCGAACAGCACGATCGTCAGGGCCACGATCCCGCCGAAGTAGCCCATGGCCCAGCCCTGGCCGCTCACCCGCCCGATGTGCTCGCGGCCCGCGATCCCCGGCAGCATCGCGTTGTAGTTGACCACCGCGAACTCGTCGAAGACGTTGGCCAGCGCCAGCAGGCCCACCCCGAGGTAGAGGTACGGCTGGTCGGGGAGGACCAGGAAGCACAGGGCCGTGAGCAGCGCCGTGAGCATCGTGTTGATCCCGAGCCACAGCTTGCGCCGCCCCGCGCCGTCGCTGCGCTGGCCCACCACGGGGGCCAGCAGGGCCACCACCACGCCGGCGGCCCCGATCCCGTAGCCCAGCACCTCCGAGGCGTGGTCCTCCCCGCCGAAGGGGGCGCTCGTGAGATAGACGGTGAACACGAACGTGGTCATCACGGCGTTGAAGGCGGCGGATCCGGCGTCCCACAGGCTCCAGGCCCACACGTGCGAGCGGCGCGGCACGAACGCCGTCGCCGGGAGGGAGGGGACGGGGGCGGGAGGGCCGGGGGGCGTGGCGTCCATGGCAGTCATGCTAGGCCCGCGGTGCCCGTCGCGGAGGGCGGCCTCGCCGGAGGACCGCCCGGCAATCCGGGTTCCGCCCAGGAAACCGTCCGGGAACGTACAGGTGCTGTCAGGACATGCGAGCGGGAGCGGCAACACCCCTTTGATAGGGTGGAACACCCGGGTGCGCCCCGGCCACCCCGTGCTCGCACAGGTCCTCCGTGCCCGCGTCCGGGCCCCTCGACGCCCGCCCGCCGATCTCTTCCCCGACCCCCGGAGGCGCCTGATGACCGCTGTGCTCCTGCTCCACGCAGTGGTGGCCGCGGTCGCGCCCCTGCTGTTCGCACGGATGGGACGCAGCGCCTTCTACCTCCTGGCGGCGGTCCCGTTCGCCGGCTTCCTGTGGCTGCTGGGCTCCGGCCCGCGGGTCTACGGCCCGGAGGGCGGCTGGACCGAGGGCGGGGAGTGGATCCCGTCCCTGCGCCTGGACCTGGTGCTGCGCATGGACGCCCTCTCGTGGACGATGTCCCTGCTCGTGCTCGGCGTGGGCTCCCTGGTGCTGTTCTACTGCGCCCGCTACTTCAAGTCCGGCGCGAGCGGCATCGGCGGCTTCGGCGCGCAGCTGCTCGCCTTCGCGGGCGCCATGTTCGGCCTGGTGACCGCCGACGACATGCTGGTGCTGTTCGTCTTCTGGGAGATCACCACCGTCCTGTCGTTCCTGCTCATCAGCTACAGCCGGACCCGCCTGTCCGCCCGGCGCGCGGCGCTGCAGGCCCTCGTGCTCACCACCGCCGGCGGCCTGGCCATGCTGGTCGGCATCGTGATGCTGGGCCAGGCCGCGGGCACCTACCGGATCTCCGAGGTGCTCGCGGCGGCCCCCGAGCTGGCGCAGCGCGGGACCGTGGTGGACGTGGCGATCCTCCTGCTCCTCGTCGGCGCCGTGACGAAGTCCGCGCTGATCCCGCTGCACTTCTGGCTGCCGGCCGCGATGGCCGCGCCCACCCCGGTGTCCGCGTACCTGCACGCCGCCGCGATGGTCAAGGCCGGCATCTACCTGGTGGCCCGCTTCGCCCCGGGCTTCGCCGAGACGGCGCTGTGGCAGCCGACCATCGCGGTGCTGGGGCTGGGCACCATGCTCTTCGGCGGCTGGGCGGCCCTGAAGCAGTACGACCTGAAGCTGATCCTCGCCTACGGCACCGTCAGCCAGCTCGGCTTCCTCATGGTCATCGTGGGCCGCGGCTCCGCGGACACGGCGCAGGCGGGCATGGCCATGCTCCTCGCGCACGGGCTGTTCAAGGCCACGCTGTTCCTCGTGGTCGGGATCATCGACCACCGGGCGGGCACCCGGGACATCCGCCGCCTGTCGGGGCTCGCCGGCCGCGTGCCCGTCCTGTTCGCCGTCTCGCTCGTGGCCGCGGCGTCCATGGCCGGGCTGCCCCCGCTGGCCGGCTTCGTGGCCAAGGAGGCCGTGCTGACCGCCTTCGCCCACGACGTCGAGGGCACGGCGGGGACCGTGGTGCTCGCCGGGCTCGTGGTCGGCTCCGTGCTGACCTTCGCCTACAGCGCCCGGTTCGTGTGGGGCGGGTTCGCCCACAAGTCCGCCGAGTTCTCCGAGCTCGACGCCGGGGTCGGCGGCAGGGCCGTGGTCAGCGACATGCATCGGGTCGAGCCCGCGTTCCTCGCCGCGCCGCTCGTGCTCTCCGTCCTCACGGTGGTCCTCGGCCTCTGGCCCCAGCCGGTCGACGCGATGCTGCAGCCCTACGTCGACCAGTTCCCGGCCGTGGAGCACGACTTCTACCTGGCCCTGTGGCACGGGTTCACCCCGGCCCTCGGGCTCTCCGCCCTCATCGTCGCGGGCGGGATCCTGCTCCACCGCTTCCGGAGCCAGGTCGCGGACCTCCAGCGGGCCCTGCCGTCCCTGCCCCCGGGGGAGCTCCTCTACCGGCGGGTCGTCAACGTGCTGGACTTGGCCGCCGTGTGGATCACCGGCCGCACCCAGCGCGGTTCGCTCATGTTCTACCTCTCGGTCATCCTGATCACGGCGATCGTCGTGCCGCTGGTGGCGCTGATCGCGGAGGAGACCCCGCCCCTGGGGGCGCTGCGGGTCTCCGACGGCCCCGGGCAGCTGATCGCCGGCGTGGCCATGGTCGTCGCGGCCCTGCTGGTGCCCCTGGCCCGCAAGCGCTTCCTCGCGGTGCTGCTCGTGTCGGTCACGGGCTACGGGCTGGCCCTCATCTTCGCCCTGCAGGGCGCACCGGACCTCGCCCTGACGCAGACGCTCGTCGAGACCATCCTGCTCGTGGCGTTCGTGCTCGCCCTGCGCTCGCTGCCCGCCCCCCTGTGGCACCGCAACCCGGCCGGGCGCCGGCTGCTGCGCGGCACCATCGCGGTCACCTTCGGGCTGTTCATGATGGCGCTCGCGGCCTTCAGCATCTCCTCCCGCACGGCCGACCCGATCTCCCTGGAGCTGCCCCGCATGGCCTACGAGCTCGGCGACGGCCAGAACGTCGTCAACGTGATCCTCGTGGACATCCGCGCGTGGGACACGTTCGGGGAGATCTCCGTGCTCGTGCTCGCCGCCACCGGGGTGGCCTCCCTGATCTTCGTCACGGGTCGCGGGGACCGCATCGTCCGCTCCGGGGACGATCCCACCACCGACCAGCTGCGGGTGATCCGGCGGCGCAACGCCGCGGCCGTCTCGCCCGGCGGCGAGCCCCTGGAGGTGGGGCTGGCTCGCCGCGACGACGACCTCGAGGACCCCTACCTGCTCGCCGGGCGGACGATGGCCCCCGAGCGGCGCTCGATCGTCTTCGAGGTCGTCACCCGGCTGCTGTTCCACACGTTCATGATGGTCTCCCTCTACCTGCTGATCGCCGGGCACAACGACCCCGGCGGAGGGTTCGCGGGCGGTCTCATGGCCGGCCTCGCCCTGACCGTGCGCTACCTCGCGGGCGGGCGCTACGAGCTGGAGCTGGCCACGCCGATCAACGCGGGCACGATGCTCGGGACGGGCCTGGCGCTCGCCGCGCTCTACGCCGTCACCCCGGTGTTCTTCGGCGGGTCGGTGATGCAGAGCTACACCTTCGAGGCCGAGCTGCCACTCTTCGGGGCGGAGAAGTTCGTGACCGCCCTGATCTTCGACATCGCGGTCTATCTCATCGTGGTGGGGCTCATCCTGGACATCCTGCGCTCGCTCGGCGGCCGGATCGACCAGCGGATCGAGGAGGACGCGGTCCGCCGGCGGCGGCGCACCCCTGGACGCGGCACGCGCATCCGCGTCACGCGGCAGCGGAAGGTGTCCGCCGGCGCCCCCGCGGGAGCGACCGCGGCGGCCTCCGCGACATCGCCGACCGCGATCGCCCGGATCCGTACCGACGGAGGGAACGAGCACCGATGACCGTGAACCTGACCCTGCTGGTCGTGATGGGCGTGCTCTACGCCGTGGGCGTGTACCTGCTGCTCGAGCGCTCGCTCACCCGCGTGCTGCTCGGGCTGATGCTGCTGACCAACGGCACGAACCTGCTGATCCTGCACGCCGGCGGGGCCGCCGGGTCCGCGCCCCTGTACGAGGGGTCGATCGCCGCGGAGGACTACAGCGACCCGCTGCCCCAGGCCCTCATCCTCACCGCCATCGTGATCTCCCTCGCCGTCACCGCGTTCCTGCTGGGCATGATCTACCGGTCCTGGGTCCTCGGGCGCCGGGACGAGATCCAGGACGACGTCGAGGACCGGCGCGTGGCGCGGCAGTCCTCCTACGACATGGAGGACGACGCCGACGTCCCCGCCGACACCACGGAGTTCGACGACGCCCCACGGCCCCAGGACCCCGGTGAGTCCCTGGAGACCCCGGGTGTGCGCGGCGTCGACGAGTGGGGAGGGAGGCGGTGACCGTCGACTTCGCCCAGCTGGCCCCCCTGGCCGTCATCATCCCGTTCCTCGGGGCGGCCCTGAGCCTCCTGCTCCTGCGGCGCAACGCCCTCCAGCGGACCGTGGCCATCGGCTCGCTCGTGCTCACCCTCGCGGTCGAGGCGCTCATCCTCGGGACCACGTGGAACCTCGGCCCGCAGGCCGTCCACCTCGGCGGCTGGGAGGCGCCCTGGGGCATCGTCATGGTCGTGGACCAGCTCTCGTCCCTGATGCTCGTGGTCTCCACGGTCGTCTCCCTCGCCGTGCTCGTCTACGCGAGCGGGCAGGGCGTGGCCGACGGCGACGAGGAGGGGCCGATCTCGATCTTCCACCCCTCCTTCCTGATCCTCGTGGCGGGGGTCTCCAACGCCTTCCTCGCCGGGGACCTGTTCAACCTCTACGTGGGGTTCGAGATCCTGCTGACCGCGTCCTACGTGCTCATGACGATGGGCGGGACCGTGCAGCGGATCCGCACCGGCGTGACCTACGTGGTGGTCTCGGTGATCTCCTCCGTGCTGTTCCTGATCACCATCGCGATGATCTACGCGGCCACGGGCACCATCAACATGGCCGATCTCTCGGTCAAGCTCGAGGGCCTGCCGGTGGGGACGCAGATGCAGCTGCACCTGATGCTGCTCATCGCGTTCGGCATCAAGGCCGCGGTCTTCCCGCTGTCCTTCTGGCTCCCGGACTCCTACCCGACCGCCTCCGCGCCCGTGACCGCCGTGTTCGCCGGCCTGCTGACCAAGGTGGGCGTGTACTCGATCATCCGCACCGAGACCGTGCTCTTCCCCGGGGAGCGGCTCGACGACCTCCTGATGTGGGTCGCGCTGCTCACCATGGTGGTCGGCATCCTGGGCGCGCTCGCGCAGATCGACATCAAGCGCATGCTGTCCTTCACCCTGATCAGCCACATCGGGTACATGATCTTCGGGGTGGCCGTGGGCACCCAGGAGGCGCTCTCCGCCACGGTCTACTACGTGGCCCACCACATCGTGATCCAGACGAGCCTGTTCCTCGTGGCCGGGCTGATCGAGCGCCGCGGGGGGTCCACCAACGTGGACCGGCTGGCCGGGATGGCCAAGATCTCGCCGCTGCTCGCGCTGCTCTACCTCGTGCCCGCGCTCAATCTCGGCGGGATCCCGCCGTTCTCCGGCTTCCTGGGCAAGACCGGTCTGCTGCAGGCCGGCGTGGACCAGGGCGACGGGCTGGCCTACGCCCTCGTCGCCGGCTCCGTGGCGGTGTCCCTCCTGACCCTGCTCGCCATGATCCGGGTGTGGAACCGCGTGTTCCTGCGCGCCCCGGAGGACGCGGAGTACCCGGACCCCATCCTGCTGGCCCCGGTGCCCGCCGGCTCCCGGTTCCTGCTGACCTCGGGTGCCGTCGACGACCAGGCGGGCCGCTTCGCGGGCAAGGGCGACGTGCGCCTGATGTCCCCCTCGATGCTGGGCGGGGCCTCGGCCCTCGTCGCCGCGGGGGTGGCCCTGACCGTGTTCGCCGGGCCGCTGTTCCAGCTCGCGGACAACGCCGCGGAGAACCTCGTCCGCCCCGAGCGCTACGTCGAGGCCGTGCTGGACCCCGCGTCCGCGCCGCGGCCCGTCGTGGAGGAGGCCCCGTGACCCGCCCCAAGAATTCCCTGCTCGTCGAGCTGCCGCTGCTGGTGTGGCTCGTGGTGGTGTGGGGCGCCCTCTGGGGCGACTTCGGCCCCGGCAACCTGCTGGTCGGGCTGGTCCTGGCCCTGCTCGTCACCTGGGTGCTCTACCTGCCGCCCGTCCAGCTGTCCGGCCGGTTCAACCCGTTCCAGTTCGCCCTCTTCGCCGTGACGTTCGTGTGGCAGGTCGCCAAGGCGAGCTTCGAGGTGATGCTCATTGCGATCCTCGTGGGCCCGCGGGCCCGCAACGCCGTGGTCGGCGTCCAGCTGCGCACGCGCTCCGACCTGCTCCTGACGGCCACCGGCCACACCATGACCCTGATCCCGGGCTCGCTCGTGGTGGAGGTGGACCGGGCCTCCGGCACGCTGTACTTCCACGCGCTCAACGTCCGCAGCGCTCAGGAGGCCGAGGACTTCCGCCGGTCCGCCCTCCGGGTGGAGGCGGCCTGGATCCGGATCATGGGCACCCCGGAGGAGCTCGCCGCCCTGCGGGCCGAGCGGGGCGGCGGACGGGCCTCCGGCACGGACCGGCCGGACAGCGCCGCGCTCAGCTCGCCGATCACCGCGAGCCTGCAGATCGTGGGCCGCCGCCGGGACGAGGTGCCCACCGGGTCCCCGGCGGACGCCCCGGGATCCACCCCCACCGACACCCACGAGGAGGACCACCCGTGATGCAGATCGCTGTGGCCGTCGCGGCCGTGCTGCTCAGCGCGGCCGCCGCGGGCACCCTCTACCGCCTCGCCAAGGGCCCCTCCCTGCTGGACCGTGTGGTGGCCACGGACGTGCTGCTGGCCATCGTCGCGGCCGCCCTCGCCGTGGACATGGCCTACCACGGCCACCTCAACAACCTGATCCTCATGGTGATCGTCTCGCTGGTCGGGTTCATCGGCTCCGTGACGGTGGCGCGCTTCGCCACCCAGACCGCCGAGCACGGGCGGTGAGCGCCGTGCTGGACACTGTCCTGGACGCCGCCGCGGCCGTGTGCCTCGTGGTCGGCGCGCTCATGTCCCTCGCCGCAGGGATCGGCCTGGTCCGCTTCCCGGACCTCCTGACGCGCATGCACGCCGGCACCAAGCCCCAGGTCTTCGGGCTGCTCCTCATGCTCACGGCAGTCGCCCTCGAGAACCGCGAACCCGTCATGATCCCGCTCATCGCCCTCGGCTGGATCTTCCAGCTGCTCACCGTGCCCGTCTCGGCGCACATGGTGGGACGCTCGACGTACCGCACCAAGCACCTGAACCGGACCACGCTGACCCAGGACGACCTGCAGAAGGTCCTCAACCGCGCCGCGGAGGGCGGGGCGGAGGGCTCCGCGGAGGGCGTCGCCGCGGGACCGCCGGTGCCGAGCCCGGACGGCCGGCGGGCGGACGGACAGCAGACTGACGGATCGCCGGGGACGCGTTAGGCTGGGCAGGATCGACAGGGCGCACCCGCGTCCCCCTCGGACGACAAGGAGCAGCACTCCATGAACACCAAGGTCCTCGAACTCGTGGGCACCGGCCTCTCGCTCGGCGGCGTGGCGCTCTCGCACAAGGTGCTCGGCGCGGCGTGGACGCGCATCACCGGCGACCCGCCCCCCGCCAAGAACCCGGACCCGGACGAGGCCTGGACGGGCATCATCATCTGGTCGCTCGTCACCGGTCTCGTGGGCACCGTCATCAAGGTCGGCATCTCCCGCCAGATCGCGAAGATGGAGAACAGGCCGCGGACGAACCCCAAGGCCTCGAGCCAGGCCGAGGTCTGAGGCCCGGCGAGCACCTCGCTCAGGGGCCCGTCCGGCCGGACACCGCACCGGTGTCCGGCCGGACGGGCCCCTGCGTCGTTCACCGGCCGTGCGCCGGCAGTGCACGGGGCGGGCGGGGGAGGGGTAGACTCGGTGCCACTGAACGACAGGGGAGCGCCCCGCCGGTGAGACCGGCGCGGCGCTGAGAGTGCGGATCGCCGCAGACCCTCGAACCTGCTCCGGTTAGCACCGGCGAAGGGAGTCGAGCATCTCAGGGGTGCTTCCCCGGGAACGCGCCACCGGCGCGGCCCGCGGAACCCCGTCCCCTCCTGGCACCGACGGCTCGCTGAGCCCAGGAGGAACCCACCGTGAACACCACCACCCACCGCCCCGCCCGCCGCCCCGGCACGTCCCGCGCGTCGTCCTGGCGCGTCGTCGACATCGTCGTGGCCGCCGTCCTCGCCGCCGTGTGCGCGGTCGTCTTCTGGGCGTGGTCGAACCTGCTCTACCCCGTGGTCGGCACGGCCGCGGTCGCCTACCCGCCCGCCGTGGGGCTGATCGCCGGCGGCTGGCTCGTGGCCGGCGTGCTCGGCGGGCTGATCATCCGCAAGCCCGGCGCCGCGCTGTTCTGCGAGCTGCTCGCCGCCGTGATCGAGAGCTTCCTGGGCACCCACTTCGGTCTGCTGGTCGTGCTCTCCGGTCTCGTCCAGGGCATCGGCGCGGAACTGGCCTTCGCCGCCTTCCGGTACCGCCGGTTCGACGCCCTCGTGGCGGCCGTGGCGGGCGCCGTGAGCGGGATCTTCCTCGGCGTCCACGAGAACATCGTCTACAACTACGAGTGGGCGCTGAGCCACCAGGTGGTCTACGTGGTCCTGACGGCCGTCTCCGGGGCGGTGCTCGCGGGCCTGCTGATGCAGGCCGTGGTGCGGGCCCTCGCGGCCACCGGCGTGCTGCAGGGCCTCGCGTCGGGGCGGGCCGTGCGGCGATGACGGCTCCCACGACCCCGGACCCCGTGGTGCCCGCCGGCCGCGGGGCCCGGGTCGAGGCCCGCGGCTTCGGCTGGCACCACCCCGGGCGGGACGCGGCGGCGCTGCGCGGCCTGGACCTCGTGGTCGAGCCGGGGGAGCGCGTGCTCCTGCTGGGACCCAGCGGGGCGGGCAAGTCCACCCTCCTGCACGCCCTGGCGGGAGTCCTCCACGACGACGACGGGCAGTCCGCCTCCGGCGAGCTGCTGCTCGACGGCATGCCGCCGGAGCAGGCGCGCGGCCGGGCCGGGCTCGTGCAGCAGGACCCCGAGTCCCAGGTGGTGCTGTCCCGGATCGGGGACGACACCGCCTTCGGCCTCGAGAACCTCGCGGTGCCCCGGGAGCAGATCTGGCCGCGGGTGCGCGCGGCGCTCGACGACGTGGGGCTGGACCTCCCCCTCGACCACTCCACCGCGGCCCTGTCCGGCGGGCAGAAGCAGCGCCTGGCGCTCGCGGGCGCCGTGGCCATGAGCCCCGGGCTGCTGCTGCTCGACGAGCCGACCGCCAACCTGGACCCCGCCGGCGTGCGGCGGGTCCGCGACGCGGTGGTGTCCTGCCTCGACCGCAGCGGCGCCACGCTCGTGGTCGTGGAGCACCGTGTCGCCGTGTGGGCCGAGGTCGTGGACCGCGTCGTCGTGCTCGGCCGGGACGGGGGCATCACCCACGACGGCGCCCCGGGCCGGGTGCTCGGCGCCGCGGCCGACGAGCTCAGCGGCGCGGGGGTGTGGGTGCCCGGCCGGGTGCCGGCCACGCGTGCGCCCGCTCGCCCCGCCGCGGGGCCCGGTGCCGGTTCCGCCGGGGGTCCCGCCGGAACCCGGGCCGCCGGCTCCGGGACGGACGGCGCACCGCTGCTGAGCGCCACCGGTCTGGGCGTCTCGCGCAGCCAGCCCTCGACGCGGCAGCTGCGCGCCCGGCGGCGGGCGCGGCGGCGCGGCCGCCCGCTGGACGACGCCGCCGCGGGCCGGGACCTCCCCACGGCGGTGGCCGACGTGGAGCTGACCCTGCGCCGCGGCCGCGCGCTCGCGCTGACCGGGCCGAACGGCGCCGGCAAGTCCACGCTCGCGCTGACGCTGGCGGGTCTGCTCGCCCCCGTGCGCGGCACCGTGCGGGCCCACCCGGTCCTCGACCGCGGCGCGGGACCCGACCCGCTCGAGTGGAGCGGCCGGGAGCTCGTGGCCCGCGTGGGGACGGTCTTCCAGGAGCCCGAGCACCAGTTCCTGCGCGCCACCGTGCGGGCCGAGCTCGAGCTCGGCCCCCGGCTGGCCGGCACGCCGGTGGCCGAGCGGGAGCGCCGCACGGACGAACTGCTCCGCCGGCTGCGGCTCTCGCACCTGGCCGACGCCAACCCGTTCACCCTCTCCGGGGGCGAGAAGCGGCGGCTGTCCGTGGCCACGGTGCTCGCCACGGACCCGGACGTGCTGGTGCTCGACGAGCCGACGTTCGGTCAGGACGCCCTGACGTGGGCGGAGCTCGTGGACCTGCTCGTGGAGCTCGTCGACGCCGGCACGGCGGTCCTCGCCGTGACCCACGACGAGGACTTCGTGCGGGCGCTCGGCGCCGAGGTGCTGGCGCTGGGCACCCCGAGCGAGCGGGGCCGCGCCGCTCGCACGGCACCGGCGGCGGAAGGAGCGCCGGCCGTTCCTGCCGTGCGGTCCGCGGCCGCGGCCGGGAGTGCCCCGGCCGCTCCGGCGGCGCCGGGCGCCGGCGCGGTGCGGGGCGTCCTCGCCCGGCGGGAGCCCGTCCGGTGAGCGCCGCCGCGATCGCGCCGTCGGCCCGGACCTCGCTGCTGGGGCGGACGAACGCGGTGGTCAAGCTGACCGGGGCGCTGCTGCTGACCGTGGTGCTGCTGCTCAGCGCGGACCCCGTGACGTCGGGGACCGTGCTGCTGGGCGAGGTGCTGCTGCTGGCG is from Kocuria rosea and encodes:
- a CDS encoding ECF transporter S component, whose protein sequence is MNTTTHRPARRPGTSRASSWRVVDIVVAAVLAAVCAVVFWAWSNLLYPVVGTAAVAYPPAVGLIAGGWLVAGVLGGLIIRKPGAALFCELLAAVIESFLGTHFGLLVVLSGLVQGIGAELAFAAFRYRRFDALVAAVAGAVSGIFLGVHENIVYNYEWALSHQVVYVVLTAVSGAVLAGLLMQAVVRALAATGVLQGLASGRAVRR
- a CDS encoding ABC transporter ATP-binding protein; the protein is MTAPTTPDPVVPAGRGARVEARGFGWHHPGRDAAALRGLDLVVEPGERVLLLGPSGAGKSTLLHALAGVLHDDDGQSASGELLLDGMPPEQARGRAGLVQQDPESQVVLSRIGDDTAFGLENLAVPREQIWPRVRAALDDVGLDLPLDHSTAALSGGQKQRLALAGAVAMSPGLLLLDEPTANLDPAGVRRVRDAVVSCLDRSGATLVVVEHRVAVWAEVVDRVVVLGRDGGITHDGAPGRVLGAAADELSGAGVWVPGRVPATRAPARPAAGPGAGSAGGPAGTRAAGSGTDGAPLLSATGLGVSRSQPSTRQLRARRRARRRGRPLDDAAAGRDLPTAVADVELTLRRGRALALTGPNGAGKSTLALTLAGLLAPVRGTVRAHPVLDRGAGPDPLEWSGRELVARVGTVFQEPEHQFLRATVRAELELGPRLAGTPVAERERRTDELLRRLRLSHLADANPFTLSGGEKRRLSVATVLATDPDVLVLDEPTFGQDALTWAELVDLLVELVDAGTAVLAVTHDEDFVRALGAEVLALGTPSERGRAARTAPAAEGAPAVPAVRSAAAAGSAPAAPAAPGAGAVRGVLARREPVR